A region from the Ptychodera flava strain L36383 chromosome 10, AS_Pfla_20210202, whole genome shotgun sequence genome encodes:
- the LOC139142789 gene encoding uncharacterized protein gives MVIRPPCKTFTVQLLSITMAWLIWKCIHLFGLFIIVQHLESAVTSMTSQPEGNGKTYHARVCSEFEVLQTLELQSQHNRANVSERLEVEVYLLLVNGNEQIKHQLVDENSSDCHLGYCIYYSYDGNKINVTFKINRIAPEDTGTYQMKVRLIDQSKVRLNESGKIVHQPSERFKIFVDGGDQGDKPTRDCADKHKAQHRQ, from the exons ATGGTTATCAGACCGCCATGTAAAACTTTTACCGTACAACTGCTCAGCATAACAATGGCGTGGCTTATTTGGAAGTGCATACACCTGTTTGGCCTTTTTATCATCGTTCAAC ATTTAGAGTCCGCTGTTACTTCTATGACGTCACAGCCAGAAGGGAATGGGAAAACATATCACGCTAGAGTATGCAGCGAATTCGAAGTACTGCAGACTCTTGAACTACAAAGCCAGCATAATCGGGCCAATGTTAGTGAACGGCTGGAGGTGGAAGTGTACCtgttgttagtaaatggaaatGAGCAGATCAAACATCAGTTAGTAGACGAGAATTCATCAGACTGTCACCTAGGATACTGCATTTATTACAGTTATGATGGAAATAAAATCAAtgtgactttcaaaattaatcgcATTGCACCGGAAGATACTGGCACGTATCAAATGAAAGTACGTCTGATTGACCAAAGCAAAGTACGTCTGAACGAAAGTGGCAAGATTGTCCACCAACCGTCAGAAAGGTTCAAAATTTTCGTGGACGGAG GTGACCAGGGAGATAAGCCCACGAGAGACTGTGCCGATAAGC ACAAGGCACAACACCGACAGTaa
- the LOC139141657 gene encoding uncharacterized protein, giving the protein MAWLRNYIHLFVFCTVTKDLESWQTLRPLQENGIRYDVEVCNEFEVVLVFELEGQEIGVNHGKQVNVFHYQGDNQQLKHQLPSEPPDCHHGYCINLVYHGNLMNVTFKIYHVTPMDHGDYTVEVRLVSDENNMIFAEGSGTFEILVEEGDQRDKLTRDCIGDSKSLFQVLRHFMTNHHSREWFLNLAIN; this is encoded by the exons ATGGCGTGGCTAAGGAATTATATTCACCTATTCGTATTTTGCACCGTCACAAAAG ATTTGGAGTCTTGGCAAACATTACGGCCTTTGCAAGAGAATGGGATAAGATACGACGTTGAAGTATGCAACGAATTTGAAGTAGTGCTAGTTTTTGAACTTGAAGGCCAGGAAATTGGAGTGAACCATGGTAAACAGGTGAACGTGTTCCATTATCAAGGCGACAATCAACAACTCAAACATCAGTTACCAAGCGAGCCACCTGACTGTCACCATGGATACTGTATTAATCTTGTTTATCATGGAAATCTGATGAACGTGACGTTCAAAATATATCATGTGACACCAATGGACCACGGTGACTACACAGTGGAAGTGCGCCTTGTCAGTGACGAGAATAACATGATTTTTGCTGAAGGTTCTGGAACATTCGAAATCTTGGTCGAGGAAG GTGATCAGAGAGACAAACTAACCAGAGATTGCATCGGTGATAGTAAGTCACTATTCCAAGTATTACGTCACTTCATGACTAACCATCATTCCCGAGAATGGTTCCTGAACTTAGCCATAAATTAA